One Citrus sinensis cultivar Valencia sweet orange chromosome 5, DVS_A1.0, whole genome shotgun sequence genomic window, aaatgataatgTAGATGGACCAGAACACGTAAATAATTTACAATTGGGACCATATTGCAACAATTCGCATACTTTGTATTCCAGTTTTGATAATGGTAAATGGATTTTCGACTCAAAAAGACTAACAACTTTTTGTATGgaagtaaagaaaaatgattggGGGACTAAATGATGATAAAAACCtgacaaaaatattcataaaactACGtcgttttaagttttttttttttttaaaaaaaaaagaagataaaactcacccaatataatttattttatctttgctAGGATTTAGTTCTAATATcagtaattgaaattaaataataatgaacaATTGAACCGGCCACCTAAAAGTATTTGCCTTAAATGGGAAATAATTAGTAGTAAGACAAAGAACATGAATGATTCTGTACTCACGTAGtctaattattatgttttctcACATAATCATAATTCACCGACACAAAGGTATGGTTGTTACCAAACTGGATTGCGGAATcgattacaaaatttatttccaaaatgctATTTATTTGTTCGTGATATATTACGTAGTGCTGGGAACAAGTCAATGCTATGCTAAATTGTCAAATTGTCAACTTAAATCTTAATTACATTTATCACTCAtctattgaataataaattttataacttacaaaattatttaattactatttaataaatgaatattacaTTAATTGAGACTCAAATTAAAACGTAAGTATTGGAATACCTAACCTAACATTActcaattaaattcattattaaattgGCCGACAAAAATTAGAAATCTGGCTTCGTTTTTGCGGTCAGGCCCCGGGGCTGTCTTTTCGTTATTCttgatttattataattgCCTCATCataaataagggtaaaattaatcttttctatacccaaaataaaaagcttttaattaataattgtacAAACCCAACTGATTTTTGGTTTACTTTTTAGCTTCGGCTTTCAGAGATCGCAATCATCAACACCATTATCAACAGCTAATACgatttaaacattaattaatatttattcatttgatcTGAATTCTGAAGCTAAAAAGTCACTGTCACGTGGCTACGAGTGGTGTGTCCATTATATTTATCATCGCTTTTTATCACCAACAAAACAATCATGACGACAGCGTCTCATTCCATGGGATTCTATATCCTCTCATTttcaccccaaaaaaaaaaagattaaataaaataaaataaaagattgataaataaaatataaacgaAACAATTAATATGTCATCTTTCATTTTCGTACTGCTGATTAAAagagtttatatatatatatatatatatatatatatatatatatatttaatattgttatataGGACTAtagatattacaattaatatttataaataaattttataattgagACATTCTTCGTGGCATGTACTCTTCTGAAACGCTGCCTAAATTCTTtaaaccctctcaaatattcgagggctGTCCACGCTACTCATATTTCGTGAGGAATAAACTAactttacttaattatttgataattgatgaatgattgtaaataagctttataaatatttttatggagACTCGAACCCTtatactaattattttaagtgTAAGAATTCTCCCACAGGACCAAAGTTCCATTGGtgagtttatatattttttttgaagggACAGATTAAGATCATAGATTTGAGAGGTAGACATTGCACGCGACGTGGGGTTTCTAAATCAATATTCCAATCCGATAACTTTGAGCTTTTTgtgtataaaaaatttgattcgtTTATGAAGAGATATTAATTTGCTGGATCCCTTTCCGATATTTCGTTGACTGCCTCATGCCGTCATAACTCAATTTATAAACCATGAAGCTGTGCAAAATAATATCGGGGTTAACGTTAGTCtccagaaaaaaaatagaaacaataattgtataattttttttttcaattactcATGTGTATCGAACAACTCATTCTTgatagagaaattttaaaatacatatgaGATATTATATCAGTtatataataagtaaataatatcataatatgtgtatatttattttgaaaaactatcaTATAAGTGATagttgtattaaatttaactataCATATTATGAATGcattaattgattgtaataCATCtgagatattataaaatttctctaCCAGTTGACTTTAAATGGCACAAATTAGGTACATTCAATCTTATAGTGAGCATGAATTTGAATGTAGTCTGGGCTAATAGCTACTTATCGagaaaacttttgattatttccataaaatcataaataacgACGGATACTCCATCACATTGACccaaaatggaacaaaattaaCTCGTacgaataatattttatcattttgcaAACCAAGTTAATTTGCAATACATTTAGAGCACGCACTGCAACTATGGGATAAACAGACAGAGACAACGAACCGCCATATTAAATGTCAAGTCCCGGCAAGGCTTGGACCAACTTTAATTAACTTCTTTTTCCCCTTAAAtcgaaaatatttttagttggCAAACATGTGAGTTGGGCAGCTTTTGCCTTCAAATACCAGCAActaatcttaatttaatttcctcATTACACAATTACCCCCACTGACCCATAATCAAACATttacttctaattttttttaacccacacatgtcaattaataagattatttcgagagagagagagagagggttCGATTTATATTCGTAGGCTACATTTCTTTGTTTGAGATAAATCTTGAGGGATCAGGCTACGGTGCACAGtggcaccgtgccacagttgcacctagCCGTTGGATGCAGTTGGATGTCAGTGGATCCCACCAATCCAACTGCATCCAACGGctaggtgcaactgtggtacggTGCCACTGTTGCACCTAAGGGGAATCCAATCTTGAGTCCCAAGTCCAGCttattaaagacaattttCCGTTCTCTCACTTTCtatttgaaatataagtgtgtcGTGATTGAGCTCTTATTTTCTTCAGATCCGAATTTATGCTTTAtaagttgaaaatttttggatatgcgcaaatatatatatagaaagagagagagagagagaatagaATAGTTTGAAAGACTGTGGCTAGCGTTCTAAAagcataattttctttattgttcgttttttattatgtgtgtatatatagaattatttttatgattaatcgAAGCGCCGCCctaatgtttgttttttttttaataaaatatttagctgatatattactattactacaaGTACCATGAAATAAGGGAATTGGCAAAGAAATAGTAACGGTAAATAGTTGTGTAAAAAGAAGGAGATGGGGCAACGCAGAGGCACGCACGCTTACTGATCTATGATGACATGCATAGGATAGACGGAGAATACGGTAGATCCCGATCCGAAATCCCAATTCCCAATcgtaaagagagagagagagagagagagagagagagtcgCTTAAATGCTAAAGAGTTCCAAGTTAACAGACAACGTACGGTCGtatattattatcaatatGTGCatctttttaacaaaatttagcCAACCGCTTCAGCCTTGAGCTTTCACTCACCCACTTTGCCAGTTGCCACCTCTTTCTCTCCTTTTATTAGATGATATTCCAAGGCCACTGTCCACCATTCAGCAAGCATCGAGGATATTGTATTACCACACTAACACGCTCATCCTCAGGAGCTCCTCTTTCTCTGCCTCGTATTTGTTTAATGCTTCGGCAATGATCCTGCGTCGCAATTATTGAACTTCTCTTACATGCGTATGCATACAAGATTTTTAACGAGGTCTGCGTTTGATTCTCTTCTTGTCAAATTAATATGAATGCATTTCAATATGACGTcttctgatttttcttttcccgaTTATGCAGAAGTTGTCCCTGTTGTTGTGCTTCTGCAGAGGCTGTTAAAAGATGAGTAGAAGACTCAGGACTTCACTGCAATGCCAATCTTTTGAAGCTCCATTGAATCAAGATAAAGTAACCATTAATCACAATTAAATCAACTTTTGATCACATATTTAAACTGGGCCCCCTTAGCTTTTATTAGTATGATTGTTCTGTTCAAATTAAATCATGTAAATGTAATGTTGTAATTATTTCCCCATGGAGGCCACAGACAGAGGGGGGGTTAATATAGTTTCACATATATAATATGGCTTCAATTTCGATGCGGAGAAGCTAGGCTCCTGAAAGTGAAACGCTCCTAAAGATTTTGAACACTTGGTCTTGTTTTGATTAGAATCCGATGCTAGATTTTCAAATTGAATCTCGCgcttataaatttcaatttctggTGCAAATGCAATGAAGGAGAAGGTGGAAATGCCGATAACCAAAGTAACGGGTGCCAGAAAAACAACTGCGAGTCGAAGAGCTTCTAACGCACAACGAAAATATGCGTTGCAGCAAGATGTGGGgatgtttttatctttttatttattattattattttttttgtcgtCTTAGTGACTGCACAATTTGCtattttggatttaattttgttttagctTCTTTTAGTGATAGTTGTGTTGAAATTTGGAATTGTTCAGGTTGATAAGCTGAAGAAGAAGCTTAGACACGAAGAGAATGTTCACAGAGCTCTGGAGAGAGCTTTCAGTAGGCCTCTGGGAGCTCTGCCTCGTCTACCGCCTTATCTTCCTCCTTCTGTCAGTAACAAAAATCACCATCCGCTTTGTGTTCTTCATTGTCGAATTCGATTGCCATAGTCGTGTTTGAATTGGGGGtttcttttggtttttgtaGACGAAGGAGCTTCTTGCAGAAGTGGCTGTATTGGAGGAAGAAGTTGTAAGGCTTGAGGAACAGGTAGTGCATTTCCGACAAGACTTGTATCGGGAAGCGGTCTACATTTCATCCTCGAAGAAGAACATGGAGATTTCAATTGATTTGTGTGATCCATGCGTTGATGATACAAATTCTAAACAAGAACAATCCAAGTTTTTAGCTCGAAATGTGGGTCGATCCACGACATCGGCAATAAGGCAATTGGCAGCTCTTTCTGGTAGGTGTCGGCACGACATTTACACTCACAATGTGTATTTAGTTAGCTGGTATTGAATTATAATCAAGCGTTTACATATTAATCCTCCTTGTTGATATGCTAATAGCTGATGGGAGGGGAAAAGAGAATCAATTGTGCACAAATTCTATGAAGAAGAAAGGATCCTCTGTTCACAAAGTCCAAACAGGCAGAACTCCTGTGAAGAGACCTTCCAATGACTGTAAACAGACAATGAGGCATTTAGATCGTCAGAAGATACAGGTTTGTGCTAACAttgataacaattaaaatgttGTAGCGAAAATATTTTCTGACAAATGAGGCATTaagttgtatttaattttcagttagCATGTCGACTACAAAACCCAGAAAATGAAGGAGCAAGGACTATTAGTGTGCCGGATGAGAGAGAGTCTGGAGATGATGGTCCAAACAGAATTTCTGAGGACATTGTGAGATGTTTATCAACCATCTTGTTACGAATGAGCTCGGGTAAGAGAAAGGGCACTGCAGaaaatttgcattttttttcgaCGTTAGCATCTGAAGAAAGCAATGAAGAAACAGAGTTCCAGGATCCTTATGGTATTTGTTCACAATTTGGAAAGAGAGATATCGGTCCATATAAGCATTTATTTGCAATTGAGGCGGACTCTATCGATACTAACCGAACATCAAGTTCCATGTTCCTTGTTCGTAGATTGAAGTAAGTTGTTAAATagtttctcattttgttcgtgtttttttattttttttaaaaataaaataaaattcttgtaGTAATGGCCATTTTGTATCCTACATTCTCAGAATCCTCCTTGGAAAAATTGCCTCCTTCAATTTAGAAAACCTTAATCATCAGGAGAAGCTTGCATTCTGGATAAACATTTACAATTCCTGCATGATGAACGTATGTTCTGTGTGCTTATTTTTGTTCTCGTCAATTCAAAGACAGAGAGGCAAATTCTAATACTGCTTTGCTTCAGGCATTCCTTGAGAATGGAATACCAGAGAGTCCCGAGATGGTTGTTGCACTGATGCAAAAGGTATGAAACATTTAGGAATCATATATACAGAAGTGATATTGTATTTCGTGTGCTATTATTTTGGCCTAGTGGTGTGTTTATTAGATGCTTGAAAGCTTAATCCCGGAAAAGTATATTGCTCCTCCACCAACTTGTAGCTTATAACATTATAACCACTATTTTATACGATCCCATTTCTTACTCCTCAGGCAACAATAAGAGTAGGGGGCCACCTGCTAAATGCAATAACCATTGAACATTTTATCCTGAGATTGCCTTATCACTCAAAATATGTAAGTGTTGCACATTTCAACTCAACCCTTCTCAGCTTGTTAATTAAGACTTTCTCAGCAACTTACCTCTACATGCACTACAGACCTTTTCAAAGGGTGCAAAAAATGACGAAATGACTGCCAGATTCATGTTCGGATTGGAGTTATCTGAACCCTTGGTAACATTTGCCCTCTCTTGTGGAAGCTGGTCCTCCCCTGCTGTAAGTCCAATCATGAAATTGATAGATTTGGTTTCATTATCTACTTTATTCCCACATGCACTCTGATATCATTTAATGAAACTCTTCAGTGGTCCTATATTTTCTGGAATTTTATGATTAACTATCCGTCCATTACACAAATATTTGGTAAGAGTGTAAATTTTGTGTGTAATGCCGCATTctaagccttttttttttgttaagcgggaaatatttaattacagTTTATGCCGTTGTTGATTCCAGTTCAAGAATCTCTTACTGTTCGGCAAACCCCTTAATGTTTATATCCTGAATTTATCCAGACTTATATGTAGGGAAGGTTTACCGATCATTCAATTACTGATTAATGACTATGCTTCGTATATGAAGGTGAGGGTGTACACTGCATCTGAAGTTGAGAGTGAACTAGAAGTTGCCAAAAGAGAGTACCTACAGGCTGCAGTTGGCATTTCATCAGAAAAGTTTGCAATCCCAAAGCTATTAGACTGGTATCTACTTGACTTTGCAAAGGACTTCGAGTCATTACTCGATTGGATTTGCCTTCAGTTACCATGTGAACTAGGaaagaaagcaataaaatgcCTCGAGAGAGGAAAAAATGAACCATTGTCACAATTCATCCAAGTTATGCCATATGAGTTCAGTTTTAGGTATCTTCTACATGCATGAATAATTTTTGCACgtcttttgaaataatttctatttacATGGCTGTTTAGAGCGTTGTAGTTACAGTTTTGTACAGTGCTAGAGAATagatgttaaaattaaatgtataatCTGGATCTAGTTTTTCTTGTATGTAGTTGTAAGTGAAATAATGTTCTCTTCTGATATCAAATTCTTCTTGTAACTAGTTATTGATGAAAGATTTGTGTACAGAAAGTTGATTTCTGAATCAATTTAGATAACATATACTTCAACTTGAACTGTTTGCAAGCTTAAGTCAAGTGGTTAGATTTAACTTGAGCTGAATTGATTATGATTGGTTTCATAAACCAACTACACTGACAATGGAAACAGAGGGGTGGTAGTTTCATTAAAAGAGTTTTGGGTGTGAACAGTGACGGGACCATTACTGTGTCTGGAAAGTTAATTAATAGTGAACAGAGGAGCTGCCATTGTCCATTGAGACTAGTTAAGATAGAGGAATAGGAATTCCAACTCACTTAGCTACATCTATCACAATTCATTATAGCCTGTGGTCCAAGAAAGGAGAGAGGCCACTTTAATTTCCATAAGTAAGACTGGtgcacattttaattttacattgaCAAGCTGCTATTTCTTATAccaattttctcaattaacaATTTTGATCATCGATGTCGATTCATAATATTAGTTTTGAAgtcaattaaatttgtatgAGAATGATGTTAATtaacatttacataattttaggGGGGGGAGTGACACTGAAAATTCTTTCCAAAGGTATTATTAAGATAAGATAATGAAAAAGTAAGAAGATAATTTGATTATGTCCAGATTATGTTGTATTAAACCGGCCGGTTTGGTTatggaatgaaaattttgtcttATGCTGAAGCTGGAACTGGGAAAATGGATTCATTGAATGAAAGTGATGTGGTCCAAACTTTATAAGAATTATGCAGTGACAATGATGATTGAAAGACAGTTGCGGCATATGGGCCTAGTTTTGTCAATAGTCACCAGCTAAAATGAGGTGAAGAACAAATGGCGTTTCGAAAGAGCGAGGGATCAATCACACGTTAACAAATAGCTGAAGCCTGTGTCTGTCTTCATTTTCTCCTACTTGGATACTGCTGTTGGTTTAGCCAgttgaattaattatctttaaatcattgtttttatttttaaaaattttaaatgatctttatttattaaaaaataaaagattttttccctaataaaaaaaatagatagattaagattttaaaagataagaaagtgATTTGAAGATAATTAATTCGTAAAGGATAATCCGAAATTAACCCTTAATTTTCTGTAACTGACTGTGATTAAGAACTataagaacaagaagaaggcCCATATGATGCTTATGCGATCCAAAGGACTCATCAAAATTCACATGCAcagattattaatttgattggatgATTGATGCACGAAAGCATTCTACTGctagaaaatatatttctcTCGGTTTCATAACGGGTTTATTAAATCGTATTTTCAAAGGCTCAGGTTTGTGTCCATAAGAGGCTCGCTgaattaacataattaaattttaattatctatttaatcattttacatGGGATATGTATTTACAGTTGTCGTTACataatatcaacaaaatggagagGTTGAAAATAATCGACATTAAGAAAAAGGATGGTAATTTAGGAAACAACCACATCGTTGGCTTGGCCCAAGGCAATTATTGGCCCAGCAAAGTAACAtgcaaaatttacaaatgtagataaaagatgaaaaagaacaCTTAATAAGAAACTCTGCACTTCCATAAAGACCGCCattgtttattgttttatcTGTGTTGGTGTTgcatacaaattttattgaatatatgCACTCAAAAGTCGATCAAAACCTATTAAAGGCAAAATTAATAgtgttgaatttaataatactgtaatttttaaaataataattgttagttatgttatagacaaaattaattaagtgtttaccaaatatttttgttaaattgttataataatgaaaataatacgCGTGTGTGCGTAGAGTAAATACTGGTCGGCCATCACTTCCGGCACCAACGACGGTGATGGTGGCTGATCGGTTGAACATTGACACCACTTGGGTTTTCAGAACAATTGCTTGTCATTCGAACTTAAGAAAATGGATTAACGATGGAGGTCTCCATGGGTATTTATGATTAATGAAGTCTagttttaagaaatttgaattttactttcccataaataaaataaacgaatagataatgattttaataatctgGGGCATAAAATCATCCAACCTTTTTGGACTAGGACCAACTCACCTATGGCGGCATTATTTGGAGGGTGCCATCCTATCATTCATTATACAGTGTTGTTGACTTGTTGTTTTCGTGCGAATCGCTAGTAACTTAATGATAATTAACTTActtagagctggcaaaatacAAAATAGGCCATGTGGTCATGTTTGTATCAGTTTTATgtcgtgttaaatttaaattaaactaaacacaatttatttaataatcatattaaaatattgaaactttGACATGAACGGAAAATAAATAGGTTATCTAATAGGTTGCTTAATATCTAtagatttaacaaaatttatatcaaatatttgTGCATTgttacatacatatataatttattgatattacaaaatataatatctatccaaatattaaacttttacaccattgaagttttaaatttatataaaattttataaatgaaacattat contains:
- the LOC102623920 gene encoding uncharacterized protein LOC102623920 isoform X1, with protein sequence MSRRLRTSLQCQSFEAPLNQDKEKVEMPITKVTGARKTTASRRASNAQRKYALQQDVDKLKKKLRHEENVHRALERAFSRPLGALPRLPPYLPPSTKELLAEVAVLEEEVVRLEEQVVHFRQDLYREAVYISSSKKNMEISIDLCDPCVDDTNSKQEQSKFLARNVGRSTTSAIRQLAALSADGRGKENQLCTNSMKKKGSSVHKVQTGRTPVKRPSNDCKQTMRHLDRQKIQLACRLQNPENEGARTISVPDERESGDDGPNRISEDIVRCLSTILLRMSSGKRKGTAENLHFFSTLASEESNEETEFQDPYGICSQFGKRDIGPYKHLFAIEADSIDTNRTSSSMFLVRRLKILLGKIASFNLENLNHQEKLAFWINIYNSCMMNAFLENGIPESPEMVVALMQKATIRVGGHLLNAITIEHFILRLPYHSKYTFSKGAKNDEMTARFMFGLELSEPLVTFALSCGSWSSPAVRVYTASEVESELEVAKREYLQAAVGISSEKFAIPKLLDWYLLDFAKDFESLLDWICLQLPCELGKKAIKCLERGKNEPLSQFIQVMPYEFSFRYLLHA
- the LOC102623920 gene encoding uncharacterized protein LOC102623920 isoform X2; this encodes MSRRLRTSLQCQSFEAPLNQDKVDKLKKKLRHEENVHRALERAFSRPLGALPRLPPYLPPSTKELLAEVAVLEEEVVRLEEQVVHFRQDLYREAVYISSSKKNMEISIDLCDPCVDDTNSKQEQSKFLARNVGRSTTSAIRQLAALSADGRGKENQLCTNSMKKKGSSVHKVQTGRTPVKRPSNDCKQTMRHLDRQKIQLACRLQNPENEGARTISVPDERESGDDGPNRISEDIVRCLSTILLRMSSGKRKGTAENLHFFSTLASEESNEETEFQDPYGICSQFGKRDIGPYKHLFAIEADSIDTNRTSSSMFLVRRLKILLGKIASFNLENLNHQEKLAFWINIYNSCMMNAFLENGIPESPEMVVALMQKATIRVGGHLLNAITIEHFILRLPYHSKYTFSKGAKNDEMTARFMFGLELSEPLVTFALSCGSWSSPAVRVYTASEVESELEVAKREYLQAAVGISSEKFAIPKLLDWYLLDFAKDFESLLDWICLQLPCELGKKAIKCLERGKNEPLSQFIQVMPYEFSFRYLLHA